From a single Desulfovibrionales bacterium genomic region:
- a CDS encoding IS3 family transposase — EVWGADITYISTDEGWLYLASVKDFHTKEAVGQAMGPRMTKGLVLDALRKALKYRRPLPGCIMHTDRGSQYCSADYQEMVKAAGMRPSMSRRGNCYDNAPTESLWSTLKMELVYQRKFATRMEAEAAIKEYIEIFYNRIRRHSAIGNVAPAVFAQKYFIKRRAA, encoded by the coding sequence AGAGGTCTGGGGTGCTGATATTACCTATATCTCAACCGATGAGGGCTGGCTGTATCTGGCTTCAGTAAAAGACTTTCACACAAAGGAGGCCGTTGGGCAGGCCATGGGCCCCAGGATGACAAAAGGCCTGGTTCTGGATGCGCTTAGAAAGGCCCTCAAATATCGTCGACCTCTCCCAGGATGTATTATGCATACTGACCGGGGAAGCCAGTATTGCTCGGCAGATTACCAGGAAATGGTAAAGGCTGCCGGAATGCGTCCTTCTATGTCACGTCGCGGCAACTGCTATGACAATGCCCCGACTGAAAGTCTATGGAGTACCTTAAAAATGGAGTTGGTGTATCAGCGCAAGTTTGCAACACGAATGGAGGCTGAAGCAGCGATCAAAGAATACATTGAAATATTTTACAACCGTATCCGGAGACACTCAGCTATAGGCAACGTTGCTCCGGCTGTATTCGCACAGAAATATTTTATTAAAAGGAGAGCTGCCTAA